From Oryza brachyantha chromosome 9, ObraRS2, whole genome shotgun sequence, a single genomic window includes:
- the LOC102700370 gene encoding uncharacterized protein LOC102700370 translates to MEGGEEKASSFLDVPKDIPIATKSLTIKTTTNGGCSGGGGSDWSNPISPAISISPYLNSPSPPSSAFVSALQSPYVSPRVVEPPAPPPPPPQRHRGTKAPEAAVPTPASCTDGSRSEDTDAPSASRTPPSERYDSRGVDPPPKSSGGGAAARASFSFPVPRVSFTRGVVASPMSSTKLRSCDVYIGFHGAGGALTRFCKWLKSELELQGIASFMADRARYSDTQSHEVADRIICSVTFGIVVVTMASFLNPFSLEEIRFFAQKRNLVPILFDTEVLDIAEMFDDKFEGKEGVEAFEGLMRCHEFKLETDESNWRNCVSRTATVLQWKLGRRCSGEKENQGVEYLPFPRNPHFVGREKELSEIEGMFFGRAEDVEVLECPRGSMTTGESSGVSDGFADEDSDTVRISNGRFISLDLRRCKQPMLEAFATETSSGKGRSIQKQRSKRKKSRFRCNSKSHGNVSVICINGISGIGKTELALEFAYRYSQRYKMVLWIGGEARYLRQNILNLSMYLGLDISAEAEKERGRIRSFEEQEFDAFQRVKRELFRDVPYLLIIDNLDNERDWWEGKDLHDFIPRNTGASHVIVTTRLPHVMNIQPMPLPQLSFPEAVTLMKGKMKEDYPSEEIEVLRKFDGRLGGLSFGLWIVGSLLSELMIAPSVLLETVDQISLNDNMLALGANVDSLWQHNLFLIKVLVFCFALMDRVKGGSLALRMISAGSWLAPAPMSSTLLAAMASKLPTKANSIQLWGESLKTALLCGTHCFLAPQARKTEVESALLLVKLGLARKTTHHPGFWIQFHPIMQLFGKIRGGLAPATAAASGVIRSGDTSVYSDHMWASAFLVFGFKSEPPVIQLKAVDMVLFIKKIALPLAIEAFVTFSRCGSALELLKVCTNILEDAEKTLASRIQDLKQGPLCWKKKLQTNNHADDEFIWQEVTLLKATLLETRAKLLMRGGLFDSGEELCRTCISIRTVMLGHDHSHTLAAQETLAKIVRYRSKI, encoded by the coding sequence AtggaaggaggagaagaaaaggcTTCATCTTTTCTTGATGTGCCCAAAGATATCCCCATTGCCACCAAGTCCCTCACCATCAAGACGACGACCAATGGcggctgcagcggcggcggcggctccgacTGGTCGAACCCCATCTCGCCGGCCATCTCCATCTCGCCCTACCTCaactcgccgtcgccgccgtcctccgcgtTCGTCTCCGCGCTGCAGTCCCCTTACGTGTCCCCTCGGGTCGTGGAGCcgcctgctccgccgccgccgccgccgcagcggcaTCGGGGAACTAAGGCGCCCGAAGCCGCCGTTCCGACGCCGGCGTCCTGCACCGACGGGTCCCGCTCGGAGGACACCGACGCGCCGAGCGCCTcccgcacgccgccgtcggagCGGTACGATTCTCGCGGCGTCGACCCGCCGCCGAagagctccggcggcggggcggcggcgcgggcgtcgtTCTCCTTCCCCGTGCCGCGCGTCTCGTTCACCAGGGGCGTCGTGGCGTCGCCGATGTCCAGCACCAAGCTCCGGAGCTGCGACGTCTACATCGGCTTCCATGGCGCAGGCGGTGCTCTCACTAGGTTCTGCAAGTGGCTCAAGTCGGAGCTCGAGCTCCAGGGCATTGCATCGTTCATGGCCGACCGGGCTAGGTACTCCGACACGCAGAGCCATGAGGTTGCAGACCGGATTATCTGCTCAGTGACCTTCGGCATCGTGGTTGTCACCATGGCCAGCTTCCTCAATCCGTTCAGCCTCGAGGAGATCCGGTTCTTTGCTCAAAAGAGGAACTTGGTGCCAATCTTGTTCGACACCGAGGTTCTCGACATTGCAGAGATGTTTGATGACAAATTCGAAGGGAAGGAAGGGGTGGAAGCATTTGAGGGGCTAATGAGGTGTCATGAGTTCAAGCTTGAGACAGACGAGAGCAATTGGAGAAATTGTGTGTCAAGGACAGCCACCGTGCTGCAATGGAAGCTCGGCCGAAGGTGCAGTGGCGAGAAGGAGAACCAGGGTGTTGAATATCTGCCATTTCCGCGGAACCCCCATTTTGTTGGAAGGGAGAAGGAGCTCTCTGAGATCGAGGGCATGTTCTTCGGTCGCGCAGAGGATGTCGAAGTTTTGGAGTGCCCAAGGGGTTCCATGACTACTGGTGAGTCCAGTGGTGTGTCAGATGGGTTTGCTGATGAGGATAGTGACACTGTGAGGATATCTAATGGCAGGTTCATCAGCTTGGATTTGCGCAGGTGTAAGCAGCCTATGTTAGAGGCATTTGCGACCGAGACATCATCAGGGAAAGGGAGAAGCATTCAGAAGCAGAGATCAAAGCGCAAAAAATCAAGATTCAGGTGTAACAGCAAGAGTCATGGTAATGTCAGTGTGATCTGCATCAATGGCATTTCCGGCATCGGCAAGACGGAGCTTGCATTGGAGTTTGCATACAGGTACTCGCAACGGTACAAGATGGTGTTGTGGATCGGAGGTGAGGCCAGGTACCTGAGGCAGAATATACTGAATTTGTCGATGTATTTGGGACTGGATATCAGTGCTGAGGCTGAGAAGGAGAGGGGCAGGATTAGAAGCTTTGAGGAGCAAGAGTTTGATGCATTTCAGCGGGTGAAACGAGAACTTTTCAGGGATGTTCCATACCTGCTTATCATTGACAACCTTGACAATGAGAGGGATTGGTGGGAGGGGAAGGACCTTCATGACTTCATACCTAGGAACACTGGAGCAAGCCATGTCATTGTGACAACACGGCTACCACATGTGATGAACATTCAACCAATGCCACTTCCGCAGCTCTCATTTCCTGAAGCTGTGACCCTGATGAAGGGGAAAATGAAGGAGGACTACCCTTCTGAGGAAATTGAAGTTCTCAGAAAATTCGATGGGCGGTTGGGCGGACTGAGCTTTGGCTTGTGGATTGTTGGTTCTCTGCTGTCCGAGTTGATGATTGCTCCTTCCGTGTTGCTTGAGACTGTCGACCAGATATCGTTGAACGATAACATGCTTGCTCTTGGTGCTAATGTTGACAGCTTATGGCAGCACAATTTGTTCCTGATTAAGGTACTAGTCTTCTGTTTTGCATTGATGGACCGGGTGAAAGGGGGTAGCCTTGCCTTGAGAATGATCAGTGCTGGTTCCTGGTTAGCTCCAGCTCCCATGTCATCAACCCTACTAGCTGCTATGGCCAGCAAGCTACCAACAAAAGCCAATAGCATCCAGTTGTGGGGTGAATCCCTCAAGACCGCATTGTTATGTGGCACACATTGCTTTCTAGCTCCACAGGCAAGGAAGACTGAGGTGGAGTCAGCACTCTTACTAGTAAAACTTGGcctggcacgaaaaacaaCACATCACCCAGGCTTCTGGATCCAGTTTCACCCAATCATGCAGTTGTTTGGCAAGATCAGAGGTGGTTTGGCACCGGCAACTGCAGCTGCATCCGGTGTCATAAGGTCTGGAGATACGTCTGTGTACTCAGACCACATGTGGGCTAGCGCATTCCTCGTGTTCGGTTTTAAATCTGAGCCACCTGTTATTCAGCTTAAGGCTGTTGACATGGTGCTCTTCATCAAGAAGATAGCGCTGCCCCTTGCGATTGAAGCATTCGTGACATTCTCAAGGTGTGGTTCAGCACTGGAGCTGCTTAAGGTGTGCACCAACATCCTTGAGGATGCAGAGAAGACGCTTGCATCGCGGATACAGGACCTGAAGCAGGGGCCACTATGCTGGAAGAAGAAGCTGCAGACAAACAACCATGCTGATGATGAGTTCATCTGGCAGGAGGTGACACTGCTCAAGGCAACGCTGCTTGAGACAAGGGCAAAGCTGCTGATGCGAGGCGGGTTATTCGACAGTGGCGAGGAACTCTGCAGAACCTGCATCAGCATCAGGACTGTAATGCTTGGGCATGACCATTCCCATACACTGGCTGCCCAGGAAACATTGGCAAAGATAGTTAGATACAGGAGTAAAATTTGA
- the LOC102700650 gene encoding uncharacterized protein LOC102700650, producing the protein MDVTFVCSGELAFKMEVGFFDTVGDIKQRLQSYRGWPAAGMSLFHNGDLLEDAGGSAACAQRYGIVEGSVIHVVVEFAAAAGNKGSCGGALRLRVNVVSRCGHWRAEIAVSARDEVSALREQLEERVFPLPLDGAYFFIHRQSVMDEGRSFEWHGVETGDEVVVFEGTVTRSPAY; encoded by the coding sequence ATGGATGTGACATTCGTGTGCTCGGGGGAGCTGGCCTTCAAGATGGAGGTGGGCTTCTTCGACACCGTCGGCGACATCAAGCAGAGGCTCCAGAGCTACAGAGGCTGGCCCGCCGCCGGGATGTCCCTGTTCCACAACGGCGACTTGCTGGAGGACGCCGGCGgctccgccgcctgcgcccAGCGGTACGGCATCGTGGAGGGCTCCGTCAtccacgtcgtcgtcgagttcgccgccgccgccggcaacaaggggagctgcggcggcgcgctccgGCTGCGCGTCAACGTGGTGTCGCGGTGCGGCCACTGGCGCGCCGAGATCGCCGTGAGCGCGCGGGACGAGGTGTCGGCGCTGCGGGAGCAGCTGGAGGAGCGCGTTTTCCCGCTGCCGCTCGACGGCGCCTACTTCTTCATCCACCGGCAGAGCGTGATGGACGAGGGCCGGTCGTTCGAGTGGCACGGCGTGGAGACCGGCGACGAGGTCGTCGTGTTCGAGGGCACGGTGACCAGATCACCGGCCTACTAG
- the LOC102704732 gene encoding probable WRKY transcription factor 2 isoform X1 encodes MAGTSDHGSLMEDWMPPPTPSPRTIMSSFLNDDFVSGSFGNFFSEHESNKPQDQFERGRELVGLSKEVSSQSARPTFQKDASLEPSLLNPTQRSNSHGGLAERRAARAGFSVPKIDTSRAGSSTVVRSPVAIPPGLSPTTLLESPVFLYNAMAQPSPTTGKLPFLMGTNAKSTIPPTTKMDEDCAFGNDTFSFQPHVGSRLPNFAAAEKQESSLQSSFTAVKDTSDEKIVKTKISDSKFGDNHSFSDEQEDDETNQNGEFSSAAMCSPAEDGYSWRKYGQKQVKNNENPRSYYKCTQTACTVRKKVEYAQDGQITQIIYKGAHNHPMPPPNHRSGVPLSHTNDLEVNVLDNRGPQAGLNSASLWNNSKNDSLQDVQSEVIETTTAACRPQSSNCDTSIMESQDAVDVSSTLSNEDDRATHGTASIECSGDGDETDSKRRKLDALTAATAAITTTSNIDMGVAASRGVREPRVVVQTTSEVDILDDGYRWRKYGQKVVKGNPNPRSYYKCTHQGCSVRKHVERASHDLKSVITTYEGKHNHEVPAARNSGHGSSGSGSAPSAPQVNSSQRRQEPAQASFGQFGGTAPFSSFVLPPRNQFGPAASNFAFGMVPPGMAIPMPPLGPLAPTKMVGHPSTMQGFQGLMMPEGEMKTEPMLRPSFPAVNQSSSSFQQMMNRPPFGPQM; translated from the exons ATGGCCGGCACCAGCGACCATGGATCCCTCATGGAGGACTGGATGCCACCACCCACACCTAGCCCCAGAACGATCATGTCAAGCTTCTTGAATGATGATTTTGTCTCTGGTTCATTTGGAAATTTTTTCAGTGAACATGAGAGCAACAAGCCCCAGGATCAGTTCGAAAGAGGCAGAGAACTTGTGGGTTTGAGTAAGGAAGTGTCCTCTCAATCTGCCAGGCCCACATTCCAAAAGGATGCTTCCCTGGAGCCAAGTTTGCTCAATCCTACACAGAGATCAAACTCGCATGGTGGTTTGGCAGAGCGCAGGGCTGCGAGGGCTGGTTTCAGTGTTCCAAAAATCGATACATCTCGTGCTGGTTCATCCACAGTAGTTCGATCACCTGTGGCGATTCCGCCCGGTCTTAGTCCAACAACACTTCTTGAGTCACCTGTTTTTCTTTACAATGCAATG GCGCAACCTTCTCCAACCACTGGCAAACTGCCATTTTTGATGGGTACAAATGCTAAGTCAACAATACCACCAACTACCAAGATGGATGAAGATTGTGCATTTGGCAATGACACTTTCTCCTTCCAACCCCATGTAGGGTCGAGACTGCCAAATTTCGCTGCTGCAGAAAAG CAGGAATCCAGTCTTCAGTCAAGCTTTACTGCAGTCAAAGATACCAGTGATGAAAAAATTGTTAAGACAAAGATATCTGACTCCAAGTTTGGTGATAACCACTccttttctgatgaacaagaAGATGATGAGACGAACCAAAATGGAGAATTCTCTTCTGCTGCTATGTGCTCCCCAGCTGAGGATGGATATAGCTGGAGAAAATATGGACAGAAGCAAGTTAAGAACAATGAGAATCCCAGGAGCTACTACAAATGCACACAGACAGCTTGCACTGTCAGGAAAAAAGTGGAGTATGCTCAAGATGGTCAGATAACACAGATAATCTACAAGGGTGCGCACAATCACCCTATGCCACCTCCAAACCACCGTTCAGGTGTTCCTCTGTCACATACCAATGATCTAGAGGTGAATGTCCTAGATAATCGCGGTCCACAGGCAGGCCTTAACTCTGCATCACTGTGGAATAATTCCAAAAATGATAGTCTTCAAGATGTTCAAAGTGAAGTAATTGAAACAACAACAGCTGCTTGTCGTCCACAATCATCCAATTGTGATACATCTATCATGGAGTCCCAAGATGCAGTTGATGTCTCGTCAACACTGTCTAATGAGGATGATAGGGCAACACATGGCACAGCTTCTATAGAGTGCAGCGGGGATGGAGATGAGACTGATTCTAAGAGAAG GAAGTTGGATGCTTTGACAGCTGCAACTGCTGCTATTACCACTACCAGTAACATTGACATGGGAGTTGCGGCATCAAGAGGTGTCAGGGAGCCTCGTGTTGTTGTTCAGACAACAAGTGAGGTTGACATCCTTGATGATGGTTACCGCTGGCGCAAGTACGGACAGAAGGTTGTTAAAGGAAATCCAAATCCAAG GAGCTACTACAAATGTACACACCAAGGTTGTTCGGTGCGCAAGCACGTGGAGAGAGCATCACATGATCTAAAATCCGTCATCACGACGTATGAGGGGAAGCACAACCATGAAGTTCCAGCTGCCAGAAATAGTGGACATGGCAGCTCTGGTTCTGGAAGTGCTCCATCCGCACCGCAGGTTAATAGCTCTCAACGTAGGCAAGAACCGGCACAAGCCAGCTTTGGTCAGTTTGGTGGCACGGCTCCTTTCAGCTCCTTCGTTCTCCCACCAAGAAACCAGTTTGGACCGGCAGCAAGCAACTTTGCCTTTGGGATGGTCCCGCCAGGCATGGCGATTCCGATGCCCCCTCTAGGGCCTCTTGCTCCAACGAAGATGGTTGGTCATCCATCTACAATGCAGGGTTTCCAGGGGCTCATGATGCCAGAAGGAGAGATGAAGACGGAGCCCATGTTGCGGCCCAGCTTCCCAGCAGTAAATCAATCTTCATCATCCTTCCAACAGATGATGAACAGGCCTCCATTTGGTCCTCAGATGTAA
- the LOC102704732 gene encoding probable WRKY transcription factor 3 isoform X2, with amino-acid sequence MAGTSDHGSLMEDWMPPPTPSPRTIMSSFLNDDFVSGSFGNFFSEHESNKPQDQFERGRELVGLSKEVSSQSARPTFQKDASLEPSLLNPTQRSNSHGGLAERRAARAGFSVPKIDTSRAGSSTVVRSPVAIPPGLSPTTLLESPVFLYNAMAQPSPTTGKLPFLMGTNAKSTIPPTTKMDEDCAFGNDTFSFQPHVGSRLPNFAAAEKESSLQSSFTAVKDTSDEKIVKTKISDSKFGDNHSFSDEQEDDETNQNGEFSSAAMCSPAEDGYSWRKYGQKQVKNNENPRSYYKCTQTACTVRKKVEYAQDGQITQIIYKGAHNHPMPPPNHRSGVPLSHTNDLEVNVLDNRGPQAGLNSASLWNNSKNDSLQDVQSEVIETTTAACRPQSSNCDTSIMESQDAVDVSSTLSNEDDRATHGTASIECSGDGDETDSKRRKLDALTAATAAITTTSNIDMGVAASRGVREPRVVVQTTSEVDILDDGYRWRKYGQKVVKGNPNPRSYYKCTHQGCSVRKHVERASHDLKSVITTYEGKHNHEVPAARNSGHGSSGSGSAPSAPQVNSSQRRQEPAQASFGQFGGTAPFSSFVLPPRNQFGPAASNFAFGMVPPGMAIPMPPLGPLAPTKMVGHPSTMQGFQGLMMPEGEMKTEPMLRPSFPAVNQSSSSFQQMMNRPPFGPQM; translated from the exons ATGGCCGGCACCAGCGACCATGGATCCCTCATGGAGGACTGGATGCCACCACCCACACCTAGCCCCAGAACGATCATGTCAAGCTTCTTGAATGATGATTTTGTCTCTGGTTCATTTGGAAATTTTTTCAGTGAACATGAGAGCAACAAGCCCCAGGATCAGTTCGAAAGAGGCAGAGAACTTGTGGGTTTGAGTAAGGAAGTGTCCTCTCAATCTGCCAGGCCCACATTCCAAAAGGATGCTTCCCTGGAGCCAAGTTTGCTCAATCCTACACAGAGATCAAACTCGCATGGTGGTTTGGCAGAGCGCAGGGCTGCGAGGGCTGGTTTCAGTGTTCCAAAAATCGATACATCTCGTGCTGGTTCATCCACAGTAGTTCGATCACCTGTGGCGATTCCGCCCGGTCTTAGTCCAACAACACTTCTTGAGTCACCTGTTTTTCTTTACAATGCAATG GCGCAACCTTCTCCAACCACTGGCAAACTGCCATTTTTGATGGGTACAAATGCTAAGTCAACAATACCACCAACTACCAAGATGGATGAAGATTGTGCATTTGGCAATGACACTTTCTCCTTCCAACCCCATGTAGGGTCGAGACTGCCAAATTTCGCTGCTGCAGAAAAG GAATCCAGTCTTCAGTCAAGCTTTACTGCAGTCAAAGATACCAGTGATGAAAAAATTGTTAAGACAAAGATATCTGACTCCAAGTTTGGTGATAACCACTccttttctgatgaacaagaAGATGATGAGACGAACCAAAATGGAGAATTCTCTTCTGCTGCTATGTGCTCCCCAGCTGAGGATGGATATAGCTGGAGAAAATATGGACAGAAGCAAGTTAAGAACAATGAGAATCCCAGGAGCTACTACAAATGCACACAGACAGCTTGCACTGTCAGGAAAAAAGTGGAGTATGCTCAAGATGGTCAGATAACACAGATAATCTACAAGGGTGCGCACAATCACCCTATGCCACCTCCAAACCACCGTTCAGGTGTTCCTCTGTCACATACCAATGATCTAGAGGTGAATGTCCTAGATAATCGCGGTCCACAGGCAGGCCTTAACTCTGCATCACTGTGGAATAATTCCAAAAATGATAGTCTTCAAGATGTTCAAAGTGAAGTAATTGAAACAACAACAGCTGCTTGTCGTCCACAATCATCCAATTGTGATACATCTATCATGGAGTCCCAAGATGCAGTTGATGTCTCGTCAACACTGTCTAATGAGGATGATAGGGCAACACATGGCACAGCTTCTATAGAGTGCAGCGGGGATGGAGATGAGACTGATTCTAAGAGAAG GAAGTTGGATGCTTTGACAGCTGCAACTGCTGCTATTACCACTACCAGTAACATTGACATGGGAGTTGCGGCATCAAGAGGTGTCAGGGAGCCTCGTGTTGTTGTTCAGACAACAAGTGAGGTTGACATCCTTGATGATGGTTACCGCTGGCGCAAGTACGGACAGAAGGTTGTTAAAGGAAATCCAAATCCAAG GAGCTACTACAAATGTACACACCAAGGTTGTTCGGTGCGCAAGCACGTGGAGAGAGCATCACATGATCTAAAATCCGTCATCACGACGTATGAGGGGAAGCACAACCATGAAGTTCCAGCTGCCAGAAATAGTGGACATGGCAGCTCTGGTTCTGGAAGTGCTCCATCCGCACCGCAGGTTAATAGCTCTCAACGTAGGCAAGAACCGGCACAAGCCAGCTTTGGTCAGTTTGGTGGCACGGCTCCTTTCAGCTCCTTCGTTCTCCCACCAAGAAACCAGTTTGGACCGGCAGCAAGCAACTTTGCCTTTGGGATGGTCCCGCCAGGCATGGCGATTCCGATGCCCCCTCTAGGGCCTCTTGCTCCAACGAAGATGGTTGGTCATCCATCTACAATGCAGGGTTTCCAGGGGCTCATGATGCCAGAAGGAGAGATGAAGACGGAGCCCATGTTGCGGCCCAGCTTCCCAGCAGTAAATCAATCTTCATCATCCTTCCAACAGATGATGAACAGGCCTCCATTTGGTCCTCAGATGTAA
- the LOC121055336 gene encoding uncharacterized protein LOC121055336, with product MAFAAIHARLAAAASSPPLRSAPVRIRPSPVGTLSADRHVSLRQQRRQRRPRRAGFAAAISASLDLTEDNVRLALDEAKSELGQLFDTSVGITGQVDLAELDGPFVKLRLKGKFWHTRATVLARLGNYLKNRIPEILEVEIEDEKQLDDSPAAF from the exons ATGGCGTTCGCCGCCATCCacgcccgcctcgccgccgccgcctcgtcgccgcccctccgctCCGCTCCCGTCCGCATCCGCCCCTCTCCCGTCGGAACCTTGTCCGCGGACCGCCACGTCAGCTTGCGGCAGCAACGGCGCCAGCGCCGGCCGAGGAGGGCAGgattcgccgccgccatcagcGCGTCGCTCGACCTCACTGAGGACAACGTCCGGCTCGCCCTCGACGAGGCCAAGTCCGAG CTGGGTCAGCTGTTCGACACGTCGGTGGGGATCACAG GGCAGGTCGATCTCGCGGAGCTGGACGGGCCGTTCGTGAAGCTCCGGCTCAAGGGCAAGTTCTGGCACACCCGCGCCACCGTGCTCGCGCGGCTTGGTAACTACCTCAAGAACCGCATCCCG GAAATCTTGGAGGTGGAGATAGAAGACGAGAAGCAGCTTGATGATAGCCCTGCAGCCTTCTGA
- the LOC102700928 gene encoding plant UBX domain-containing protein 10-like → MSSPPPSSAAATRDRDRESAGESLRNSCHDFARSLARLPASIMDGLSRSMARRSRRPRDTPPPPPLPPLVPEELVFFAELERRYGGRHPFFYGCRLAEALRVARREGKLVFVYLHDPDHPYTEPFCRRTLCSDVVVEFLDANFVSWGAVAGRGEGIGMVASLQPGSFPFCAVVSPVSDETIAVLQQVEGPVSPSELVEILQRTIDEQGAASRQTWLPEELAAAVRASRAEEEERRRSALRLRQEQDAAYLESLRKDQEKERSRKSVQEGLANAKPKVSNGLRPRYPGQAAREASKTAQARPPAQNGTEPSHRTEANTKVMIRFPNGERKQQAFHHTDTIREIYRYVDSLVIPGIGNYQLVRSYPRKTYGRQQLEMTLQDAGFHPSVTLYIEQLQ, encoded by the exons AtgtcttctcctcctccaagctcggcggcggcgaccagggACAGGGACAGGGAGAGCGCCGGCGAGAGCCTACGCAACTCCTGCCACGACTTCGCCAGGAGCCTCGCCAGGCTGCCGGCCAGCATCATGGACGGCCTCTCCAGGTCGATGgctcgccggagccgccgccctcgcgacacacctccgccgcctcctctccctcccctcgtGCCGGAGGAGCTCGTCTTCTTCGCCGAGCTCGAGCGGCGGTACGGCGGCCGCCACCCGTTCTTCTACGGGTGCCGCCTCGCCGAGGCGCTCCGGGTCGCGCGGAGGGAGGGGAAGCTCGTGTTCGTGTACCTCCACGACCCCGACCACCCCTACACCGAGCCCTTCTGCCGGAGGACGCTGTGCTCCGACGTGGTGGTTGAGTTCCTCGACGCCAACTTCGTGTCATGgggagccgtcgccggccgagGCGAAGGCATCGGCATGGTCGCGTCGCTGCAGCCTGGCAGCTTCCCCTTCTGCGCAGTCGTCTCTCCCGTCTCCGACGAGACCATCGCCGTCCTGCAGCAG GTAGAGGGCCCGGTTTCGCCGTCAGAGCTAGTGGAGATTCTGCAGAGAACCATCGATGAGCAAGGTGCAGCTTCCAGACAAACTTGGTTGCCAGAGGAGCTAGCCGCAGCCGTGAGAGCCTCAAGggccgaggaagaagagaggaggagatcaGCTCTGCGGCTAAGACAAGAGCAGGATGCAGCTTACCTCGAGTCACTAAGGAAGGATCAG GAGAAAGAAAGGTCCAGGAAGAGTGTTCAGGAGGGGCTTGCAAATGCAAAGCCAAAGGTGAGCAATGGGCTTCGTCCAAGATACCCTGGCCAGGCTGCAAGGGAAGCTAGCAAGACAGCTCAGGCCAGACCACCTGCTCAGAATGGAACTGAACCTTCACACAGAACTGAAGCAAACACCAAG GTAATGATAAGATTTCCCaatggagagagaaaacagcAGGCCTTCCATCACACAGATACCATCAGAGAAATATACAGGTATGTCGATTCCCTAGTAATACCAGGCATCGGAAATTATCAGCTCGTAAGAAGCTATCCACGGAAAACTTATGGTCGTCAGCAGCTGGAGATGACTCTTCAAGATGCAGGCTTCCATCCAAGTGTAACACTGTACATTGAACAGCTTCAGTAA